A genomic stretch from Alloyangia pacifica includes:
- the urtD gene encoding urea ABC transporter ATP-binding protein UrtD, whose protein sequence is MKTLLEMSGVSVSFDGFKAINNLSFRIGEPELRAIIGPNGAGKTTFMDIITGKTRPDEGRVLWGEKSVSLLKMSESQIARAGVGRKFQKPTVFEAQTVRENLAMALKNKRGPFDVLFHSKTKPGAERIEAIAAEIGLSDQLGRVSGELSHGQKQWLEIGMLLAQDPRLLLVDEPAAGMTPAEREHTTDLLRRAAQKHAVVVVEHDMEFVRRLDCKVTVLCEGSVLAEGSLDHVTTNQDVIDVYLGR, encoded by the coding sequence ATGAAGACCCTGCTCGAGATGTCCGGCGTCTCCGTCAGCTTCGACGGATTCAAGGCGATCAACAACCTCAGTTTCCGCATCGGCGAGCCCGAGTTGCGCGCCATCATCGGTCCGAACGGCGCGGGCAAGACCACCTTCATGGACATCATCACCGGCAAGACACGCCCCGACGAGGGCCGCGTTCTGTGGGGCGAGAAATCCGTCTCCTTGCTGAAGATGAGCGAAAGCCAGATCGCCCGCGCCGGCGTCGGGCGCAAGTTCCAGAAGCCCACCGTCTTCGAGGCGCAGACCGTGCGCGAGAACCTCGCCATGGCGCTGAAGAACAAGCGCGGACCCTTTGACGTGCTGTTCCACAGCAAGACGAAACCCGGGGCCGAACGGATCGAGGCGATTGCCGCCGAGATTGGCCTGTCCGACCAGCTCGGCCGTGTCTCTGGCGAGCTCAGCCACGGCCAGAAGCAATGGCTCGAGATCGGCATGCTGCTGGCGCAGGACCCGCGGCTGCTGCTGGTCGACGAGCCCGCCGCCGGGATGACCCCGGCAGAGCGGGAACACACCACCGACCTTTTGCGCCGCGCGGCGCAGAAACACGCGGTGGTGGTGGTCGAACACGACATGGAATTCGTGCGTCGCCTCGATTGCAAGGTCACGGTGCTCTGCGAGGGCTCGGTGCTGGCCGAGGGCTCGCTCGATCACGTCACCACCAACCAGGACGTCATCGACGTCTACCTCGGACGATGA
- the urtC gene encoding urea ABC transporter permease subunit UrtC — MTSFFARNKSAAWFLLALALFVLLVTVLAPATGTGFLSTSFVKTLGKTLCLMLVAVAMDVVWGYTGILSLGHMAFFGLGGYMIGMWLMYARTELIIAESLRAAPIPPTPEEIHDAIGQQIFGVVGSADFPWLWGFAHSFPLQLAMVVLVPGVLALVFGWLAFRSRVTGVYLSILTQAMTLALSLYLFQNEAGLRGNNGLSGLQNLPGLDAVPQATISIWFFWGSALALGLGYLLFAWVVSGKMGSVIRGIRDNENRVRFLGYHVESYKLFIFTLTGIVSGLAGALYYPQAGIINPAEIAPIASIYLAVWVAIGGRGRLYGAALGAAVVSLLSSWFTGGGAPNINLGFYTINWTDWWLVLLGLSFVAVTLLAPKGIGGIFDLFTRRHAVPERVGDFGPDKGARRTVEGEEEK, encoded by the coding sequence ATGACCAGCTTCTTCGCCCGCAACAAATCCGCCGCCTGGTTCCTGCTGGCCCTCGCGCTCTTCGTGCTGCTGGTCACGGTCCTGGCACCCGCGACCGGTACGGGGTTCCTGTCGACCTCCTTCGTCAAAACGCTGGGCAAGACGCTCTGCCTGATGCTGGTCGCGGTGGCGATGGACGTGGTCTGGGGCTACACCGGCATCCTCAGCCTTGGGCACATGGCCTTCTTCGGCCTCGGCGGCTACATGATCGGCATGTGGCTGATGTACGCCCGCACCGAGCTGATCATCGCCGAGAGCTTGCGCGCCGCGCCGATCCCTCCCACCCCCGAGGAAATCCACGACGCCATCGGTCAGCAAATCTTCGGCGTGGTCGGCAGCGCCGACTTCCCCTGGCTCTGGGGATTTGCGCACAGCTTCCCGCTGCAGCTTGCGATGGTGGTGCTTGTGCCGGGTGTCCTCGCGCTGGTGTTCGGCTGGCTGGCCTTCCGCAGCCGGGTCACCGGCGTCTATCTCTCGATCCTGACCCAGGCCATGACCCTGGCGCTCTCGCTCTACCTTTTCCAGAACGAAGCGGGCTTGCGCGGCAACAACGGGCTTTCCGGCCTGCAGAACCTGCCGGGGCTCGACGCAGTGCCGCAGGCGACGATCTCGATCTGGTTCTTCTGGGGATCTGCGCTGGCGCTCGGCCTTGGCTATCTGCTCTTCGCCTGGGTGGTCTCGGGCAAGATGGGCTCGGTGATCCGCGGCATTCGCGACAATGAAAACCGGGTGCGCTTCCTCGGCTACCATGTGGAAAGCTACAAGCTCTTCATCTTCACGCTGACCGGCATCGTCTCGGGGCTGGCCGGGGCGCTCTACTACCCGCAGGCGGGGATCATCAACCCGGCCGAGATCGCCCCCATCGCCTCGATCTACCTCGCGGTCTGGGTCGCCATCGGCGGCCGCGGGCGGCTCTACGGCGCGGCGCTCGGCGCCGCCGTGGTCTCGCTTCTGTCGAGCTGGTTCACCGGCGGCGGCGCGCCCAACATCAACCTTGGTTTCTACACCATCAACTGGACCGACTGGTGGCTGGTGCTGCTTGGTCTCAGCTTCGTGGCGGTGACGTTGCTGGCCCCCAAGGGGATCGGCGGGATCTTCGATCTTTTCACCCGCCGCCACGCGGTACCCGAGCGGGTGGGCGATTTCGGCCCCGACAAGGGCGCGCGCCGCACGGTCGAAGGGGAGGAGGAGAAATGA
- the urtB gene encoding urea ABC transporter permease subunit UrtB: MPRALLSALALLLCLTLALPMAAAQETGLKAIVQQYADEVAKPGRQTVDTLIEALVSSGDPAVPAFLQNWGDREVYQRKTDGQFFYADKSGSDYALSDIVTGQPAGTAPSAEIDQIRPNGGVRRVISTALVQFQLSDPNVANRIAALDAIARSPSAEQIDPLRASIETEEDPGILARKKRLDGMLTASFGATPEARIAAIEALASELSVDVRAVLNQILTTRAGVAETLPEGANIARVLTPGKELTEADAYARLVSAELARPVQSRDQIKAALTANLSDGAVGGVPLGQLVSEGARARAYAALAEQGVVPARVTEEDRRAALSDHVFYEEYLEPDAAITEAAEAALGSVRTRVSLWQALDFGLDSLSLASIYFLAAIGLAITFGVMGVINMAHGEFIMMGAYTGYVVQQIIPDYTLSLIVALPLAFVITFAAGVAMERLVIRWLYHRPLETLLATFGISIALQQLAKNIFGTQARPLTSPHWLDGAWIINDVAGIANIRIAIFVLALVFLCLILFILNRTRIGLEVRAVTQNPGMAASMGINPDKINMLTFGLGSGIAGIAGIAIGLYAQVTSEMGGNYIVQSFMTVVVGGVGNVWGTLAGAALIGILQKGIEWMNPSNTLAAQTYMILFIILFIQVRPKGIVALKGRAAGD; the protein is encoded by the coding sequence ATGCCGCGCGCGCTTCTCTCCGCTCTTGCGCTCCTGCTCTGTTTGACGCTGGCGCTGCCGATGGCCGCCGCGCAGGAGACCGGCCTCAAGGCCATTGTGCAGCAATACGCGGATGAGGTCGCCAAGCCCGGCCGCCAGACCGTGGACACGCTGATCGAGGCGCTGGTGTCCTCCGGCGATCCTGCCGTGCCCGCCTTCCTGCAGAACTGGGGCGACCGCGAGGTCTACCAACGCAAGACCGACGGGCAGTTCTTCTACGCCGACAAGAGTGGCAGCGACTACGCACTGAGCGATATCGTCACCGGACAGCCCGCCGGCACCGCCCCCAGCGCCGAGATCGACCAGATCCGCCCCAACGGCGGCGTGCGCCGGGTGATCAGCACCGCGCTGGTGCAATTCCAGCTGTCGGATCCGAATGTCGCGAACCGCATCGCCGCGCTCGACGCCATTGCCCGCAGCCCCTCGGCAGAGCAGATCGACCCGCTGCGCGCCTCTATCGAGACCGAAGAGGACCCCGGCATTCTGGCGCGCAAGAAACGCCTCGACGGCATGCTCACCGCCAGCTTCGGCGCCACGCCCGAGGCCCGCATCGCCGCCATCGAGGCGCTGGCCTCCGAGCTCAGCGTCGACGTCCGCGCCGTGCTCAACCAGATCCTCACCACCCGTGCAGGCGTGGCCGAGACCCTGCCCGAGGGCGCCAACATCGCGCGCGTCCTCACACCCGGCAAGGAGCTCACCGAAGCCGACGCCTACGCCCGGCTGGTCAGCGCCGAGCTTGCGCGGCCGGTGCAGAGCCGCGACCAGATCAAGGCCGCGCTGACCGCCAATCTCAGCGATGGCGCCGTCGGCGGCGTGCCGCTTGGCCAGCTCGTCTCAGAGGGCGCTCGCGCCCGCGCCTATGCGGCGCTCGCCGAGCAGGGTGTCGTGCCCGCACGCGTGACCGAAGAGGACCGCAGGGCCGCTCTCTCGGACCATGTTTTCTACGAGGAATACCTCGAGCCCGACGCCGCCATCACCGAGGCGGCCGAGGCGGCGCTCGGCTCGGTGCGCACGCGCGTCAGCCTCTGGCAAGCGCTGGATTTCGGGCTCGACTCCCTCTCGCTGGCCTCGATCTACTTCCTCGCCGCCATCGGCCTCGCCATCACCTTCGGCGTCATGGGCGTCATCAACATGGCGCATGGCGAGTTCATCATGATGGGCGCCTATACCGGCTACGTGGTGCAGCAGATCATCCCCGACTACACGCTGTCGCTGATCGTCGCCCTGCCGCTGGCCTTTGTCATCACCTTCGCCGCCGGCGTGGCGATGGAGCGGCTGGTGATCCGCTGGCTCTACCACCGCCCGCTGGAAACGTTGCTGGCCACCTTCGGCATCTCGATCGCGCTACAGCAGCTGGCGAAGAACATCTTCGGCACCCAGGCCCGCCCGCTGACCTCGCCGCATTGGCTCGACGGAGCGTGGATCATCAACGACGTCGCAGGCATCGCCAATATCCGCATCGCGATCTTCGTGCTGGCGTTGGTCTTCCTCTGCCTGATCCTCTTCATCCTCAACCGCACCCGCATCGGCCTCGAGGTCCGCGCGGTCACCCAGAACCCCGGCATGGCTGCCTCGATGGGCATCAACCCCGACAAGATCAACATGCTGACCTTCGGCCTCGGCTCGGGCATCGCCGGAATCGCCGGCATCGCGATCGGGCTCTACGCGCAGGTCACCTCCGAGATGGGCGGCAACTACATCGTGCAGAGCTTCATGACCGTGGTCGTCGGCGGCGTCGGCAACGTCTGGGGAACTCTCGCGGGCGCGGCGCTGATCGGCATCCTGCAGAAGGGCATCGAGTGGATGAATCCTAGCAACACGCTGGCGGCGCAGACCTACATGATCCTCTTCATCATTCTCTTCATCCAGGTCCGACCCAAGGGCATCGTCGCCCTCAAGGGCCGCGCGGCGGGAGACTGA
- the urtA gene encoding urea ABC transporter substrate-binding protein — MMKSMKLSTVAALAMISAGAVSAQSADCPIKVGVLHSLSGTMAISETTLKDTMLMLIDKQNKAGGLLGCQLEAVVKDPASDWPLFAEKARELISNDEVDVIFGSWTSASRKAVLPVIEELNALYFYPVQYEGEESSKNVFYTGAAPNQQAIPATDYFLDELGVEKFALLGTDYVYPRTTNRILEAYLKSKGIAEEDIFVNYTPFGHSDWSTIVSDVKALGADGKQVGVISTINGDANIGFYKELAAQGVSADDIPVVAFSVGEEELSGLDTSNLVGHLAAWNYFMSAEGEANAEFIKQWHDFIGDEKRVTNDPMEAHYIGFNMWVNAVTAAETTDVDAVREHMWGQEFPNLTGGTAEMGVNHHLSKPVLIGEIRADGQFDIISSTDPVPGDAWTDYLPDSAVLESDWKDLECGMYNTETKSCVQLQSNY, encoded by the coding sequence ATGATGAAATCGATGAAACTTTCGACCGTGGCCGCGCTCGCCATGATCTCTGCGGGTGCGGTTTCGGCACAATCGGCAGACTGCCCGATCAAGGTCGGCGTGCTGCACTCGCTTTCCGGCACCATGGCGATTTCGGAAACCACCCTGAAAGACACCATGCTGATGCTGATCGACAAGCAGAACAAGGCCGGCGGCCTGCTGGGCTGCCAGCTCGAAGCGGTGGTGAAGGATCCCGCCTCCGACTGGCCGCTCTTCGCCGAAAAGGCCCGCGAGCTGATCTCCAACGACGAGGTCGACGTGATCTTCGGCTCCTGGACCTCCGCCTCGCGCAAGGCGGTGCTGCCAGTGATCGAAGAGCTGAACGCGCTCTATTTCTACCCCGTCCAGTATGAGGGCGAGGAAAGCTCGAAGAACGTCTTCTACACCGGCGCCGCCCCGAACCAGCAGGCGATCCCGGCCACCGACTATTTCCTCGACGAGCTTGGCGTCGAGAAGTTCGCCCTGCTCGGAACCGACTACGTCTACCCGCGCACCACGAACCGCATCCTCGAGGCCTACCTGAAGTCGAAGGGCATCGCCGAGGAGGACATCTTCGTCAACTACACGCCCTTCGGCCACTCCGACTGGTCGACCATCGTGTCCGACGTCAAGGCGCTTGGCGCCGACGGCAAGCAGGTCGGCGTGATCTCGACGATCAACGGGGATGCCAACATCGGTTTCTACAAGGAACTAGCGGCGCAGGGCGTCTCGGCCGACGATATCCCGGTCGTCGCCTTCTCGGTGGGCGAAGAGGAACTCTCTGGCCTCGACACCTCGAACCTCGTCGGCCACCTCGCCGCCTGGAACTACTTCATGTCCGCCGAGGGCGAGGCCAACGCCGAGTTCATCAAGCAATGGCATGACTTCATCGGCGACGAGAAGCGCGTGACCAATGACCCGATGGAAGCCCATTACATCGGCTTCAACATGTGGGTGAACGCGGTCACCGCCGCCGAGACCACCGATGTCGACGCCGTGCGCGAGCACATGTGGGGCCAAGAGTTCCCGAACCTGACCGGCGGCACCGCGGAGATGGGCGTGAACCACCACCTGTCGAAGCCGGTTCTGATCGGTGAGATCCGCGCGGACGGGCAGTTCGACATCATTTCCTCGACCGATCCGGTCCCGGGCGATGCATGGACCGACTACCTGCCGGATTCCGCGGTGCTGGAATCCGATTGGAAAGACCTCGAGTGCGGCATGTACAACACCGAGACCAAGTCCTGCGTGCAGCTTCAGTCGAACTACTGA
- a CDS encoding circularly permuted type 2 ATP-grasp protein has product MSATKPAIFNEMLNDEQVRSAYQNLEKWYRSMPAELRSLKQSEAEALFRRVGITFAVYGEGGDPERLIPFDMFPRVMTAEEWRKLDRGVRQRAAALNAFLADVYDRREIIRAGKIPEHLVTNNAAFEKAAIGFRPPRGVFSHIVGVDLVRTGPDQFYVLEDNCRTPSGVSYMLQNREIMMRMFPQLFMENRIRPVDGYAGLLKKTLASVAPQKCQGEPNIVILTPGHFNSAYYEHSFLADLMGVELVEGQDLFVEGDFVWMKTTEGPRKVDVIYRRIDDAFIDPLCFRPDSMLGVPGLMNVYRSGGVTICSAPGAGVADDKAIYTFVPEMIRFYLGEEPILENVPTWQCAKPDDCKYVLENLSELVVKEVHGSGGYGMLVGPKSDTSTIESFAAKIRKNPDNYIAQPTLALSACPTFVEEGIAPRHVDLRPYCLVGETIELVPGGLTRVALTEGSLVVNSSQGGGVKDTWVLAE; this is encoded by the coding sequence ATGAGCGCCACGAAGCCAGCGATTTTCAATGAGATGTTGAACGACGAGCAGGTTCGCTCGGCCTATCAGAACCTGGAGAAATGGTATCGGTCGATGCCGGCCGAGTTGCGAAGCCTGAAACAGTCCGAGGCCGAGGCGCTGTTCCGGCGCGTGGGCATCACCTTCGCGGTCTACGGGGAGGGCGGTGACCCGGAACGGCTCATTCCTTTCGACATGTTCCCCCGGGTGATGACCGCCGAGGAGTGGCGCAAGCTCGACCGCGGGGTGCGCCAGAGGGCGGCGGCGCTGAACGCCTTCCTCGCCGATGTCTACGACCGCCGCGAGATCATCCGGGCGGGCAAGATCCCCGAGCACCTGGTGACCAACAACGCGGCCTTCGAGAAGGCCGCAATCGGCTTTCGCCCGCCGCGCGGCGTGTTCAGCCACATCGTCGGCGTCGATCTGGTGCGCACCGGGCCCGATCAGTTCTACGTGCTCGAGGACAATTGCCGCACGCCGTCGGGCGTCAGCTACATGCTGCAGAACCGTGAGATCATGATGCGCATGTTCCCGCAGCTCTTCATGGAGAACCGCATCCGCCCGGTCGACGGTTACGCCGGCCTGCTTAAGAAGACCCTCGCCTCGGTGGCGCCGCAGAAATGCCAGGGCGAGCCGAACATCGTCATCCTCACTCCGGGCCATTTCAACTCGGCCTATTACGAGCACAGCTTCCTGGCCGACCTGATGGGCGTCGAACTGGTCGAGGGGCAGGATCTTTTCGTCGAGGGCGACTTCGTCTGGATGAAGACCACCGAGGGCCCCAGGAAGGTCGACGTGATCTATCGCCGGATCGACGATGCCTTCATCGACCCGCTGTGCTTCCGGCCCGACTCCATGCTCGGCGTGCCCGGCCTGATGAACGTCTATCGCTCGGGCGGGGTTACCATCTGCTCGGCTCCCGGGGCGGGCGTCGCCGACGACAAGGCAATCTACACCTTCGTCCCCGAAATGATCCGCTTCTACCTCGGCGAGGAACCGATCCTCGAGAACGTGCCGACCTGGCAATGCGCCAAGCCCGACGACTGCAAATACGTGCTCGAGAACCTCTCGGAGCTGGTGGTCAAGGAGGTGCATGGCTCGGGCGGCTACGGGATGCTGGTGGGGCCGAAGTCCGACACGTCGACCATTGAGTCCTTTGCTGCGAAAATCCGCAAGAACCCCGACAACTACATTGCCCAGCCGACGCTGGCGCTTTCGGCCTGTCCCACCTTTGTCGAGGAGGGGATCGCGCCGCGCCACGTCGATCTGCGCCCCTATTGCCTCGTTGGCGAGACCATCGAACTGGTGCCGGGCGGGCTAACCCGCGTGGCGCTAACAGAAGGTTCGCTCGTGGTGAACTCGTCGCAGGGCGGCGGGGTCAAGGACACCTGGGTATTGGCGGAGTGA
- a CDS encoding alpha-E domain-containing protein: protein MLSRTAEHLYWMARYIERAETTARLLEVGARNALLPNATGGYRNDWEAVLLAKGTLEPFVEKYKEPNQRNIETWLFFDSDNPSSVYSCLSSARENARVVRTALTAPVWDAINGAFQELQQLHRTERSKLMVTDLCEWTLRACQLIRGAFMSTQLRNDGYDFSGIGTTIERADNTARLIDVKYYVLLPSVNYVGSGLDQSQWALLLQSMTAQRAFNWSYQGEVTAAKIAHLLILNHRFPRSLRSCVQWYCEHLDNLAESYQTATAAQEVAHRLLDDLRAASVDEIFEEGLHEFLARFLARNAEVATTVQEVYLSGMPA, encoded by the coding sequence ATGCTGAGCCGGACTGCAGAACATCTCTACTGGATGGCGCGCTACATCGAACGCGCCGAAACCACCGCCCGCTTGCTTGAGGTTGGCGCGCGCAACGCGCTCCTGCCAAACGCCACCGGCGGCTACCGCAACGACTGGGAGGCCGTGCTGCTGGCCAAGGGCACGCTCGAGCCCTTCGTCGAAAAGTACAAGGAACCCAACCAGCGCAATATCGAGACTTGGCTGTTCTTCGATTCCGACAATCCCTCGTCGGTCTATTCTTGCCTGTCCTCGGCGCGCGAGAACGCCCGCGTGGTGCGCACCGCGCTTACCGCGCCGGTCTGGGATGCGATCAATGGCGCCTTTCAGGAACTGCAGCAGCTGCACCGCACCGAGCGCAGCAAGCTGATGGTCACCGACCTTTGCGAATGGACCTTGCGCGCTTGCCAGTTGATCCGAGGCGCCTTCATGTCGACCCAGCTTCGCAATGACGGCTATGATTTCTCGGGCATCGGCACCACCATCGAGCGTGCCGACAACACCGCCCGGCTGATCGACGTCAAATACTACGTGCTGCTGCCCTCGGTGAACTACGTCGGCTCCGGGTTGGACCAAAGCCAATGGGCCTTGCTGTTGCAGTCGATGACCGCGCAGCGCGCCTTCAACTGGAGCTACCAGGGCGAGGTCACCGCCGCCAAGATCGCCCACCTGCTGATCCTCAACCATCGCTTCCCGCGCTCGCTGCGGTCCTGTGTGCAATGGTATTGCGAACATCTCGACAATCTCGCCGAGAGCTACCAGACTGCCACGGCGGCGCAGGAGGTGGCGCATAGGTTGCTCGACGATCTGCGTGCAGCGAGCGTCGACGAGATCTTCGAGGAGGGGCTGCACGAATTCCTCGCGCGCTTCCTGGCGCGCAACGCCGAGGTCGCGACCACGGTGCAAGAGGTCTACCTGAGCGGAATGCCGGCATGA
- a CDS encoding transglutaminase family protein → MRLSIRHITRYRFEEPVRGIVQSQKLWPASCDNQRILSWHVTSHGGQTGAEFVDGAGDVIRLATWRGPLTELSVEVTGEVDTSDLYGVLRGHRERVPPSAYLRDTRQVEADAELKTLSAVALKGMEGAGALDRAHALSRAVSGAIAYKPGETKPHTTASEALSGGVGVCQDHAHALISIAHVADMPARYVTGYLQASEDGSPHEASHAWAEIWVPELGWVGFDAANECCPDERYVRLGSGYDALDAAPIRGLVQGATPEEHLEVEVTVSAAQSGQQQQ, encoded by the coding sequence ATGAGACTTTCGATCCGTCATATCACCCGCTACCGGTTTGAAGAGCCGGTGCGCGGCATTGTCCAGTCGCAGAAGCTTTGGCCTGCGAGCTGCGACAACCAGCGCATCCTGTCATGGCATGTCACCTCGCACGGCGGCCAGACCGGGGCGGAGTTCGTCGATGGCGCCGGCGACGTGATCCGCCTTGCCACTTGGCGCGGGCCGCTGACCGAGCTGTCCGTCGAGGTGACGGGCGAGGTCGACACGAGCGATCTTTACGGGGTTCTGCGCGGGCACCGCGAGCGGGTGCCGCCCTCGGCCTACCTGCGCGACACCCGGCAGGTCGAAGCGGATGCCGAGCTGAAGACGCTCTCGGCGGTGGCGCTCAAGGGCATGGAGGGCGCCGGCGCGCTCGACCGCGCCCATGCCCTGAGTCGCGCCGTCTCGGGCGCCATCGCCTATAAGCCAGGCGAGACCAAGCCGCATACAACCGCTTCCGAGGCGCTCTCGGGCGGGGTCGGCGTTTGTCAGGACCACGCCCACGCGTTGATTTCCATCGCCCATGTGGCCGACATGCCGGCGCGCTACGTCACCGGCTACCTGCAGGCGAGCGAGGACGGCAGCCCGCATGAGGCCAGCCACGCCTGGGCCGAGATCTGGGTGCCCGAGCTCGGCTGGGTCGGCTTCGACGCTGCGAACGAATGCTGCCCCGACGAGCGCTATGTGCGGCTTGGCTCGGGGTATGACGCGCTCGACGCCGCGCCGATCCGCGGGCTGGTGCAGGGCGCGACACCGGAAGAGCATCTCGAGGTCGAGGTGACGGTCAGCGCGGCGCAGTCAGGTCAGCAGCAGCAGTGA
- a CDS encoding peptidase yields MTYCVGLLLDAGVVLLSDTRTNAGLDNIATYRKMFLFEREGDRAIGIMTAGSLSITQTVIARLTEANEDPDSPRSILRAPGMLQVAEIVGATLSDVTSEVSSKMERMNQSATASMIVAGQRKGGPMRMFLVYPEGNFIEATPDTPFLQIGEHKYGKPILDRVISSATTLADAEKAVLLSMDSTLRSNLSVGMPLDFAVIERDALAVTRRRRIEPTDEAFQKMSHDWSEALRNAFVEIDPI; encoded by the coding sequence ATGACCTATTGCGTGGGATTGCTGCTGGATGCGGGCGTCGTGCTGCTGTCCGACACGCGCACCAATGCCGGGCTCGACAATATTGCGACCTACCGCAAGATGTTCCTTTTCGAGCGGGAAGGGGATCGCGCCATCGGCATCATGACCGCGGGATCGCTGTCGATCACGCAGACGGTGATCGCGCGGCTGACCGAGGCCAATGAGGATCCCGACTCGCCACGCTCGATCCTGCGCGCGCCTGGCATGTTGCAAGTCGCCGAGATCGTCGGCGCCACTCTGTCGGACGTGACCTCCGAGGTGTCGTCGAAGATGGAGCGGATGAACCAGAGTGCGACTGCCTCGATGATCGTCGCCGGTCAGCGCAAGGGCGGCCCGATGCGCATGTTCCTGGTCTACCCCGAAGGCAATTTCATCGAAGCCACACCAGATACGCCCTTTCTGCAGATCGGCGAGCACAAGTATGGCAAGCCGATCCTCGATCGGGTGATTTCCTCTGCGACCACGCTGGCGGACGCCGAGAAGGCGGTCCTGCTGTCGATGGACTCCACCCTGCGATCCAACCTCAGCGTGGGCATGCCGCTCGATTTCGCTGTGATCGAGCGCGACGCGCTGGCGGTGACCCGGCGGCGGCGGATCGAGCCAACGGACGAGGCCTTCCAGAAGATGAGCCATGATTGGTCCGAAGCATTGCGCAACGCCTTCGTCGAGATCGACCCGATCTGA
- a CDS encoding chemotaxis protein CheD, whose amino-acid sequence MSDAAEKLVNVIQGEYRISSSPSEVLSTVLGSCVAVCLTDVEAGVGGMNHFLLPQRAGKEGENVRYGAYSMELLINGLLKCGARKNRLVAKLFGGANMLSQLRDIGGSNVAFAKEFLQNEAIPLASESTGGTSARRIRFWPADGRVRQFIVPGEIEAVAPVQPPKPPQSEVTLF is encoded by the coding sequence ATGAGCGATGCCGCAGAAAAGCTGGTGAACGTGATCCAGGGAGAATACCGAATTTCCTCCTCTCCCTCCGAGGTGCTGTCGACCGTGCTCGGCTCCTGCGTCGCCGTCTGCCTGACCGATGTCGAGGCCGGGGTCGGCGGGATGAACCACTTCCTGCTGCCGCAGCGCGCCGGAAAGGAGGGCGAGAACGTGCGCTACGGCGCCTATTCGATGGAACTGCTGATCAACGGATTGCTGAAATGCGGCGCGCGCAAGAATCGCCTGGTCGCCAAGCTCTTCGGCGGGGCGAACATGCTCAGCCAGTTGCGCGATATCGGCGGCTCGAACGTCGCCTTCGCCAAGGAGTTCCTACAGAACGAGGCGATCCCGCTGGCCTCGGAAAGCACCGGCGGCACCTCGGCGCGGCGAATCCGCTTCTGGCCCGCCGATGGGCGGGTACGGCAGTTCATCGTGCCCGGCGAAATCGAAGCCGTGGCGCCGGTCCAGCCGCCGAAGCCGCCGCAGTCCGAGGTGACCCTGTTCTGA